AGATATGAAACGTATGCAAGAAGACATGGAAGAAATTCCGTTATTAATTAAAGACGTTCAAAAGGAATTGCCAGGTCAATTCCAAGATTTGAAATTTGGATGCAGAGATTTAAAAGTAGAAGGTTACAATTTAGAGCATGTTAAAGTAGAAGGTACTTTACAAACGTTAAGAGGTAAACTTAATTTAGTTGAACCATTAATCGGTCGATTAGAATTAACGAAAGCAGAAAACCTTATAAATGAAATCAATGATTCATTAGACGATATGTACGATTTAATTGAACATGAAGTTAAATCTAAAAATACAGTCGAACAATCAAAAGAAATTATTACAGATGAATTGTTCCATGCAAAAGACATGAACTATACATTACAAACAGAAATTGAATACGTTAAAGAAAACTATTATATTTCTGAAGAAGATGTACACAAAGTAAGACAATATGAGAATGAAATTCAAAATCTTATCAGTGTTTATGATGAAATCTTAGGAGAAATGGCTAAGACGAATGTTCGCTATAGTGAAGTAGAAGATAACTTACTTTATATAGAAGAACATGTTAAAGTCATCAATGATAATCAAGAGAAAATTCAAAATCACTTAGTATCATTAAGAGAAGATGAAGCAACAGCTCAACAAAATACGTTGCGTGTACAATCTAAAAAAGAAGAAATCTACAGAAACTTATTGGCTTCTAATTTACCAAGTGTTCCTGAAAGATTCATTATTATGAAGAATGAAATCGATCATGAAATACGTGAAGTGAATAAAATCTTTAGCCAACGTCCAATTAATGTTCAATATGTGAAAGATAAAGTAAGTAACATTGTATTACAAATGAACAAATTTGAAGATGAAACGACTGACGTCTTAATCAATGCTGTACATGCAGAAACGCTTATTCAATACGGTAATAGATATAGAAAAGAAAATAACGAATTGAATAAGAGCTTAAATGAAGCAGAACGATTATTT
The Mammaliicoccus sp. Dog046 genome window above contains:
- the ezrA gene encoding septation ring formation regulator EzrA, with the translated sequence MAIYITLAIIIIILIGIGIMLWLRTSKRNLITETEQRKQKIKQLPFQDELAKLKKLNIHGEAKDKYDQFKREWQTVLNEDLKVVDAKIHDADAELDKFKFSQSEESIADANKVMDGIEKKYTRLTQSVTELMTSVENSDQLYNESKQVYRETKREVLANRHQFGDAADLIEKNIEAFLPRLEQYEELVEEGHYIKASGHIDQLNTDMKRMQEDMEEIPLLIKDVQKELPGQFQDLKFGCRDLKVEGYNLEHVKVEGTLQTLRGKLNLVEPLIGRLELTKAENLINEINDSLDDMYDLIEHEVKSKNTVEQSKEIITDELFHAKDMNYTLQTEIEYVKENYYISEEDVHKVRQYENEIQNLISVYDEILGEMAKTNVRYSEVEDNLLYIEEHVKVINDNQEKIQNHLVSLREDEATAQQNTLRVQSKKEEIYRNLLASNLPSVPERFIIMKNEIDHEIREVNKIFSQRPINVQYVKDKVSNIVLQMNKFEDETTDVLINAVHAETLIQYGNRYRKENNELNKSLNEAERLFANNRYKRAIEIAETALDKVEPGISVKIEEDVHKQS